A segment of the Anaeromicrobium sediminis genome:
TGACAGGTTTAAAATTTAGATTTTCATCAATCTGAACAAGGTTCTCACCTATTCCGCAACGGGCTAAGGTCCATCCATTCCAGCCTTGTGTAGGCTCAAGATTAGGATCTAGCCAGAATACCGCCATATTTAAGGTCTTAGTTTCCTCTAAATTAGAATTATCTGCCTGTTGAGATTCATCTGGTCCATTACAACCAACTGCTACAAGGCATAATGAAAGAACCATTAGAAATATTAGAATCTTTTTCATTTTTATACACTCCTTATAATTTTTTATATATGCTTGGGATCAAGTAAATCTCTTACACTGTCTCCCAAAATATTAAATATTGCTACTACAATAAATATTGCTACTCCTGGATATATTAATAACCAGGGTGCCGTTTGAATATATGATCTCCCCTCATTAAGCATATTACCCCATTCCGGCGTTGGCGATTGTACCCCTAATCCTAAAAAGGATAGTCCTGCCAAGGCTAACATCATACCTCCAATATCTAAAGCAAGCTGTACTACTAATGGTGACATAATGTTAGGAAGTATATAACGAATTATAAGCTTTAGTTTTCCTACACCTGCCATTTTTGCTGCATGTATATATTCACTGTTTTTAACGCCCATCACCAAAACCCTTGTGAGCCTAGCATATTTTGTCCACCAAATTACCGATAAAGCTAGTATCGTATTCCTCATACCTGGCCCTAATATTCCTACTATAGCAATAGCAAAAACTATGTCTGGAAATGCAAGTACTGTGTCTGCTGTTCTCATTATAATGGTATCTATAAATCCCCCATATGTGCCAGAAATTATACCAATTACTAACCCCAATATGAAAACAAGACTTAAAAGCCAAAAAGTCATTCCAAGAGAAACTTTGGCACCATAGAGTATTCTAGAATATATACACCTACCTACTTGATCCGTACCAAAGGGGTACTTATTGTTAGGTTCCTCTAAAATATGTGCAAAGTCTGTTGCCAATGGGTCATTTGGAGCAAATATAGGAGCTATAATAGCTAACAAGATAGTTAATATAGCTATAGACAATGTAATAATAAAAACAACTTTTTTTGTATTTTTATTATTCATTTATAGTTTCCCCCTTTATACTAACCCTTGGATCAAGAGCTTGAGTAATGATATCTACTATAAAGTTGATACTAACATATATTAATGCCATAAAAATAACATAAGACTGTAGCAAAGGATAATCCCTATATGTTATAGCTTGTAATGCCATGGACCCTAGTCCAGGCCAAGAAAAAATATTTTCTACTATAACAGTTCCCCCTAAAAGGAGTGCAATGGATAACCCCAAGAGTGTAATTACTCCTAAAAGTGCATTGGGCAAAATATGTTTAATAATTATTTCACTTTCTCTTATGCCCCTAGCTCTAGCACCTATCACGTAGTCTTGTGTGTATTCTTCCAATATAGCTGCCCTAATTTGTCTTATATACCTTCCCATCAAGGGGATTGATAAGGTCAAAGCTGGTAAAATTACACTTTTTAGAGAGTATTGATCTGTTATCTTAAACCAATGAAGCTTTACAACAAATATATAAATCAATATAAGCCCTAACCAAAAAGCTGGAATTGATATTCCTACAAAAGAAATTCCTCTTATAATATAATCTAATAGTTTATTCTTTTTAATCGCCGATAAGATACCTAAGGTTAGTGAAAAAGCAATCAAAAATAATAATGCAACAACTGCTAATCTTACAGTCATTGAAATTCTTTGTGATAAAATATCTGCAACTGATTCCCTAGTGGAGTAGGAATATCCCAAGTCCCCAGTTAGCAAATCCTTAAGCCAATTTCCATACTGAACTATAAAAGGATCATTCAGTCCCATTTCCTCCCTTGTCTTTTCTAGTAATTCTTTTGTAGGAATAATATCATGAGATGTAAGCATCATCTCAGCTGGATCACTAGGGCTAATATAGGTAAGACTAAAGGTCAAAAATGATGCCAAGAGCATAACAATTAAAAGTTGTAGAATTCTTCTAAATAAATAACTTTTCATAATATCAACCCACCACTTAATTATTTTCAATAATAAATACTTTATTTAATAACTGTTTTTTGTATAAAAAAAGAATCACACTTCTAGTAAGACTAAATAGTATAAATGCAAGCCATAAGCCATGATTTTTATACTCTGGTATAGCAGTAAAATATCCAGTAATAAATACTAGTAGTGATATAACCATTGAATTTCTAATAGGAGCCGTATAGGTACTCCCAGTGAAAATTCCATAATAGACCATTCCGATACCGATGACAAAAGGGAATACCGCTAACCATATAACATATTCCTTACATAGAGAAATAACATCCTCTAAATTTGTAAAGATACTTATAATATGATCTTTAAAAAGTATAATAAAAGCAGACAAAATTATGCTTAGTACTACCGTACACACATTTGAAATAGATATCACGTCTTTATATTCTTTTACATTATTCTCCCCAACACATTTACCAGCAAAAATACTTGAGGCATTAGACAGCCCATCATATATATAGGATATAATATATTGTATTTGATATAATACTGCATTAGCTGCCAGTATAACTGTTCCTAACTCAGTACCCTTAGCGATAAACATATTAGTCATGATTAAAAGGCAAACTGTTCTTATCATAAGGTCAGCATTCACCCCCATTATTTTTTTGATTGCAACCTTATCTAAAAGTTCACTTTTATAATTTAATATTTTAAACATGTTTATCTTTGTGGATATAATATAGTTTCCTATTATAAATCCATAAAACTGAGAAATAAGTGTAGCATAGGCTACGCCTGCTATACCCATCTTCAGAAACATTACAAAAACTATATCTAGGATAATGTTTAGAACATTTGTAGAAACTTGTAAAAACAATGTTTCCTTTACATATTTTCTTCCCATCAACCACCCTAGATTTACATATCCTATAAGGACACAGGGAGCACCCCAAATGAGTATCTTAAAATACGTAATAGCATGAATGACAACATCAGGTTCTGGATTATATATGTACATAGCTATATTTCTAATAAAAACTTGTAATATAATAAACACACTACTTATAATAAGTGCTATCAAAACGGGTCTAAAATAAGCATAATAACTATCTTTTTCATGCTGGCTACCTAGTGACTGTGCAGAAAATCCCGAAGTACTAACTCTTAAAAATCCAAATAGCCAATACAAGGTATTAAATATAACCGCTCCAATTGCAACTCCTCCAATGTATGATGGATGCTCTAGTCTGCCAATGACAGCCGTATCTACTGCCCCTAAAAGAGGTTGGGTTACAGTGGATATAATAAAAGGTATTGCCAGAGATAAATATTCTTTATAGTTCATAGATTTCCTCACAATTTATAATGTTATTTTTATTAGGCCTATAACCCTTAAGCACATTAAACCTAAGTTCTCAAAAAGCCTATTGATGTAAGTCTAAAATGTACTTTAGAATGGTTTTTAAAATCACCCTTTTTAGCTTTATATACTTAAGTTTCATCATGGTGATTTTCCATAAAGATAATTAGTGAAAATAATAAAGTCTCTTAGCAAACGCTAAGAGACTCTTTTCCCATCTAAAAAAGTAACTTTAAAATAACTAGACCGAAATTTATCCCCTTTCGTCTAACCTTATTATCATTTAAGGCAGGTCTCCTGACTTGTAGTTCAATCTCATTCTACCCTTCCCAGATATTTATCCAGTGGCGTTTTAGAATTCGTCCCTACTTACAGTGGTGGGTCCGTGTCGGATTTTCACCGACTTCCCTATTCTCCTTTTCTTACAAGGCACCTTAACATAAGTATTTAATTTTAGATATTATCAGAGTAGTCCTTCTAGAAGATTCATCTTTTAGAGTAATCCACCCAAATTCCTTTTTCATAAATTACTTTAATACATATTTAAATATTCCATTTATAATTATATAAATGTTATATCCAAAATGCAATAGAATTTATCTGTTCTCTTATTCAAATAATAAATCCTTATTCCATAGCCACCACTTAAGTACATCTGTACAGCTTTTAATTTAAACTCTTTTGAGTATTTATTTATCTTTTATTAATTTCTTGACTAAATTAATAAAAGATAGCATTGATTTTAATCAGTGCTACCTTTCTATCATACATAATATTCTCTAGAAGTTTGTTGTTAAATTACTTCTTTGTATCAATTATATTTTGTATTAGAGCTTTACATTTTCCACAATCAGTTCCTGCTCCTGTTACTTCTCCAACTTTTTCAACTGTATCTGCCCCATCTTTAACTGCATCAACTACGGCTTCCATAGAAACCATTTTGCACCCACAGGCTAATGCTAATATTTTTTTTATATCTTTAATACAATTACCGCAACCTGTTCCTGCTCCTGTAATTTCTTGTATTTCCTCTATAGTACGAGCACCACCAACCATTGCTTTCCTAATATCACCATAACTCACTTGTTTACAGTGGCAAATAATTCTATTTACAGGTATAAGAACAGCCGTTACATAAAGATCTCCATCAGTTCTCATAGAATGCATTGTTCCAGCAGGAGCAATAAATACATCTCCTACCTTTAACTCTACTTCCCCATCTGCTAATACGCCAAACCCTGAACCCTTTATGCAATAAAATACTTCATCTTGAGTTGCATGTTCATGGAGAGGAACTTTTGTATCGGTAGTGATATGATATACCTTTGTTTCAATAGCTTCTTTTATAGCATTTAAATCCATACTCTCACTCCTTGTCCAGTTATTATTACCTTTACAATTCACACTTCTAAATTCTCTAGGACTAATGCCTGTATATTTTTTAAAAAACCTTGTCATATTAGATGATTCTGTAAAACCTAATTCATTGGCAATTTCACTGATACTCTTTTGTTCAAAACATAGTTTAAGTTTTATTTTAAAAATAAGTTGTTGAATAATATATTGCTTTGCGGACATATCAATAGCTTTCCGTGTCATTAAGTTAACTGTTTTTTTAGAAACATGCATCATATTAGCATAGCCTTCTACAGTTTTCTCTTTATGAATATATTCTTCCACTAATTCAGTGAACTGTATAAAAATTTCATTTTTTATCTGTCTTGAAGCCTCTTCTCCTAAGATACTGTTCAGTATTAATAGGGCAAAAGTTCTGAAAGCTGAAGCCATCACTTCATAATTTATAATGCTATCAGTATTTGTGTACATACCATGTATTATATCTAAAAGTTTTGTTAAGGTTGAAGCATGTACATCTATAAAATTCACATGGGGATTCAAATAGCTTTGCTTAAACAAATCTTTTACTTCAGAAGTATTATTACTTAAAAATTCACATAGAAATCCCTCTGTAAACATAATTAAATACCCTTCTAAATTATGAAACTCACTATAGCTATGAACACGGTCCTTTGAGATAATTAAGATTTCACCTGGTCCAATGGTATATTCTAAAAAATCAATTTCATGAATACATTTACCTTCAGTAACAAAAATCAAGTTGTAAAAATCAGTACGAAAATGCTTCTTTATGAAAGAAGTATTTGCAGATTCAAAAAAACTTTTCAAGGATATAATTTCGAAACCTTTATTTTTTTTCCTATTTCTAAACTTAATCTTTTCTACCTTGCCCATATTATCTCCTTATATTTCACCGATTGTACTGTAAAATTTCATTTCATCATAACCACCAACAACACCTAATTATATTATTTATAGTACATCTAAAGTATTATTTAAATTAAGGCCGTATTTAAAAATAATATTATATATAAGTTTTTTAATGGAACCTTAATATAAGGTTCCATTATATAGTATTTTAAGAACATTTCTATTTAACTATGCCCTAAGTTTTTATCCTCTAAATTCTATCAATTCTCCGTCAGGACCCACAAATACTACTCTACGCCAACCTTCTTCTCTTGCCTCTCTTGCTCCAACAGGGTGAGGTTCAGTATCAACAGGAATACCAGCATTTATTAGACGGGTATAATCCTCGTCAAAGTTATCGCTCTCAAGACAGAAATGAAATCCTTTATTTGTTGAACCAGTGGACACATGTATCAACTCTAAAGTGGTATCGCCTAGTTTAAGATAAACTATTTTTTCTACTGTGGGTACAGGCACATCATGTTCATAATATTTTTTGAACCCAAAATGTTCTTCGTAAAAATTTATAGATTTAGCTCTATCCTTAACAATAAATGCTACATGATCGATTCGTTTAAACATAGATTATTCCTCCCAATATATGTTGAAATTAAAACTAATAATACTGTCACCGATGACAGAACACCATAGTCCATAAAATTACCTTCCTACACTAAGAAACTACCCTTATTATATAATTCTTTCTTCAATTTCGTAATGTTATTCCTATACCAAAAACAATCATAACGAAACCTTTTAATGCTAATAGGGAATATATCAATAATTAAAAAACACCCAAATATCACCATATGCTAGGTAAAATATAAGGGTGTTGTTTTAAATAATTGTTTTTTGTTTTCATCCGTTAATCTGCTCTTTGTACTTTTCTCCCCATATGCACATAGAATCGAGTATTGGTTTAAGACTACTTCCTGTTTCTGTTAGAGAGTATTCAACCCTTGGCGGCACTTCAGCATAGACTTTTCTCTCAACAAGCCCATCTTCTTCCATAGACCGTAGTTGTTGAGTAAGAACTTTTTGACTAATTGACCCTATGGATTTTTTTAATTCTCCAAAACGCTTAGTTCCATTTATGAGGTCTCTTAATATTAATACCTTCCACTTATCTCCTATAAGTGTGAGAGTTGTTTCAACTGGACAAAGTGGTAATTCTTTCTTCACAAAATCACCTCCTATTAGTTACCTGTAGGTATCTATAGCACTTTCAAGTGCTTACTTGCACTAGTCTACTATAGGATTTATTATATACACGTGGCCACTATAAATCAAATTAACCCAAGGTAATTGAATAGAAAATTCATTATTACTTTTAAATATTTCAAAATGTATTAAATAATCTATAACTTTTATAAGGAGATGTTGAATATGAATGGAGTAGTAAAATTTTTAAGTGAAAACCCAGTACAATACTTTGCAACAATTGGATTAGATGGTAAACCTAAGGTGCGTCCTTTCCAATTTATGCTTGAGAAAGATGGAAAGTTATATTTCTGTACTAGTAATGAAAAGGATGTTTTTGCACAACTTAAAGAGTTCCCATATGTTGAGATTACAACTTCAAGCCCAACATTTGCATGGATCAGACTTAGTGGAAAAGCTGTATTCTCCACTGATATAGAAATTAAGAAGGCTGTACTTGAAAGCAGTGAGCTTGTAAAATCTCTATACCAAACACCAGAAAATCCAATCTTTGAAATTTTCTATCTAGAGGATGCACAGGCAGTTATGGCTGACTTTTCTGGGAATCCTCCTGTAGAATATACTCTTTAGTCATACTATAGATAAATGAAAATATGGAAATAAGTCCTGAATGTTTTCATACACCCAGGACTTATTAATTTAAGCTTAAATATTCTTATTTCATTAATAGTTTTGTTTATATGGAATCCAATAGATTCTATTATAAAATGTTGAGATAAGTGAGCCTCCATGTTTTAAGGAGGAAAATACAGTAGCTACAAAAGATTATATTTAAGTGTGTTTCAAATGGAGAACGTAGTTCAATTACAAGTCTTTCAGGTGCTCCGACTAAGATATTAGAATAATACTTTTTACTTTTAATCCCAATAAGGAAGTATTACTACTTTCTTGGGATTTTCCACATAACGAAAGGAGTATATTATGAAAAAAGAAACACTTTTAAATAAATTGTTATCATATTTCATTGCTGAAAATAATGAAATGAAAATTATGGATATGCCCTCTGATTATATAGAAAAAAGAAGGCTCCTTAGGGTCTTAATGAATATAAGAATCCCCCAGCCTATAGATTCTAATATCCTTAAGCTTCACGATGATTTTTTATTAGAAGAAACTAAAGAGAAAAATATAGTAAATCCATATGAATTACACACTGTAGCTGAGGACTTTAATGAAACTAAAACACCTCTACTGACAAAGCTTGTTCTATGGCAGGGTGACATTACTACAATAGCTGTAGATGCAATAGTTAACGCAGCTAACTCAAAGATGCTTGGCTGTTTTGTTCCACTGCATAGATGTATAGATAATGCCATACACTCTGCCGCCGGTATAGAGTTAAGGCTTGAATGTAATGAGATTATGGAAAAGCAAGGCTTTGATGAGCCTACCGGTCATGCAAAAATTACAAAGGCTTATAATCTTCCAAGTAAATATGTACTCCATACTGTTGGCCCTATAATATATGACAATCTATCAGAGGAGGATTGTAGGCTACTTGCATCATGTTATACCTCCTGTCTTGAAAAAGCTAGTGAATATGATGTCATTAAGACAGTTGCCTTCTGCTGTATTTCTACTGGCGAATTTAGATTTCCAAAGAATATAGCTTCAAAAATTGCGGTAGAAACAGTATGCAATTGGCTTAAAGTAAATCCCAATAGATTTGATAGAATCATTTTTAATGTTTTTACGAGGGAGGATTATAATGAGTATGCCAGATTATTTAGAGAATATAACTAAAGCAGTTAAGTTTATCAAAGAGGCTGATTATATACTTGTAGGCGCTGGTGCTGGCCTTTCAGCATCTGGTGGTCTAAATTATGGTGACAGCAAGTTATTCAAGGAGTGGTTTCCAAAGCTTTCAGAGCTTGGTATCAATACCATAGCAGAGGCAATTTCTCTATATTGGAGTGCAGATGATTTAAACAGGAGAAATTTTTGGGCTTATTGGTCCAATCATATTAATAAAATACGCTATGAGGTCCCGGCACTAAAACCCTATCTGTATCTATTTGAGGTACTAAAAAGCAAAAACCATTTTATTATAACAACTAACGTAGATGGTCAATTTATTAAGGCTGGATTTAATAAAGAAAAGATATTTGCACCTCAAGGTGATTACGGTCTTTTTCAATGTGAAAAGCCTTGCTGTTATGAACTTTTTCATAACAGGATATTTATTGATAAAATGATTTCAAATATGAATAATGATGAGTTTGCTGTGCAAGAAGATGATATTCCACACTGCCCTAAGTGTGGATCATATATGACAAAAAACCTTCGGGTTGATAATACCTTTGTGGAAGCTCCACATATGAAAAATCAAAATGATTATATAGATTTTGTAAATAACTCAATGAATGGTAAATTAGTACTTATAGAATTGGGTGTAGGCTTTAATACACCTGTTATCATTCGTTGGCCTTTTGAAAGAATCACATCAAGACACCCCAACGCAGTCCTTATTCGAATAAATATGGACTACCCTGAAGTACCTCAAGAAATATCATCAAAAAGCTTATGTATCAGTAACAACATTCTGAAAGTAATAAATGATATTAAGACTAAGAAAATATAAGGAATATCTTCAGATAGAGGCAGGGCTTGTCTGCTATTTAACATTAATTCCTTTTGCCGGGCATGTTGCAACGGTGGCTTTTACAAAAGAGGGACATGCGCCCATAATTTATATACAAAGTACTTTTAAGTTCTAGGAGTTTTTTAGTAACTCTATCATATCTTTTGAGTACATATTAATTAATAATCTTGATACTTCTTCCATGGAATACTTATCCTTATTATTAATCCAAAAGCGAATGACTCCTATAAGCCCTGCTGCCATATATTCAACATAGATTATTCTATGATCTATATTTCTCTCCCCAACTTTGAATGTAGAAGGTTTATCTAGCCCCTCACTTATATGATTCTTTATCACATTTGTGAATTTTATTGATAAGTAGGGTATACTCTCATCTCCTAAAATCACCTTATAAAAATCAATATCTTCTTCAATAGTTTCAAAAACTTTCTTAATTATTTCATAGAAATCATCATACCCTAAGTCATCAATTGTATGAATATTACTGTTAGAATTCATACTCTCTTTCAATTTATTCAAACATTCAGATGTAAGTTGGTCAAGCAAATCATCTTTATCTAAATAATGTAAGTAGAAAGTATTCCTATTAATCATTGCTTCTTCTGCTATATCTTGAATGGTAATTTTATTATAGTTCTTCGCCTTAAGCAAGTCTAAAAATGCTCTTTTTATAGATTTTTTCGTCCGAATTATCCTTAAATCTGTCTTTTTACCCATCGTTTCCTCCTATTTAATAGTCATTAATTATCGTTATGTCTATTATTTATCATCATAACTTTTATTAACCATTGTATCGTATGTTTATACTCTATACAATAGTTAATATAATTACTCTTTAAATTTAAAGAGGTTTTAAAAATGACAATAGCAGTTTTCGGTGTCAGTGGCGCAATTGGTAAGTTACTCGTAAAAAATATAATTAAACAAGAATATCAAACCGAAAAAAGGAGATGAATCTTATGAGTAAAGAATTAAATTTTATTAAAGAAAATCCTATGGGTTTTTTGGCAACAACAGATGAGAGTGGAAAGCCTAGAGTAAGAGGCTGGGGGATTATGATTGATGAGGAAAATAGAATAGTTTTCGGCACATCAAACAAGAAAAAAGTTTTCAGACAGCTAAAAGCTAATCCTCATGCAGAGTGGATAGCTATGGCTAAAGATTACTCAACACTGAGAGTAAGCGGTGATGTAGTTTTTGAAGAAGATATGCAAACTAAATTAAATATTATTGAAAAAACTCCAGTGATAAAAAAACTTTATACTGGAAGAGAAGACGAATTAGAAATCTTTTATCTTGAAAATATTGAATACGATTGGTTTGAAATGAAGATGGAATTCCAAAAGAAATAGGAGATTAAAATATATTTGAATATTAATTATTAAGCACCAAAATATTAATCCTTTATATGAATTTGTAAAGGATTTTCTTCTTGCATGAATATAGTAGAGTTCTAAATTCTTCGATTGAATATTAAAGGAATTTGTCAATAGAAAAAGATTTCTTATAGTTCTAACTAACATATAAACAAAAATGACCATACTAGATACTATTTAGTATGATCATTTTTTAATTGATGATGAGTAGTCCCATTGAATCCTCTAAAACTGCCATTACTTATGATATGGCTCACCGGACATGTTTTAATTGCCGTTTTTAGTATTCAAAAGCATTTAGTAGGAGTACTTAATCTAACCCATTTGCAACAACTTAACAGCTATTTAATTATCATTCAGTATCTTAATTATTCGAGCTAAGTGGTAATACTAATTCTGCATATATATTACCTTGTTCATCATATTTATAATATTCTATACCACCGGGTATAGCATTCTTTACTTCATAATGATCTTTAGTCCAAAAACTAAAAACTTTATTAACCAACATACTACTATCTTCTGCTTTTATTGTTCTTGTAGTAAAATATTCGTACTCTACAACCATGCTGTGAAAGCTACTAATATTTATATCAGATGGTACATTTTCTTTAGGAACTCCTATAAAATATTCAACACCTTTACCATCTGGAATGTATATACAAGCGTATTCAGATATGCCTGCTAAAGGGCTAGAATGGAACTTATCCCAAGAATCATTTAACGTACTTAACTCATTACTACCTTTATATCCTACAAATGTTCTTTTCATTTATGTTCTCCTTTGTGATCCTATGTTTTATTAACTTATAATTAAAAATTTCAATCTCGTTCTCTAATATATTTTTTTACTTCATTTAAAAAAATCAATTATAATGCTCCATTAACAAATTGACTTTGTTTCGTATAGCCTCTTTTAAGCTCTCAGGTTCCAAGATTTTTATGTTTGTTCCATAAGATAAAATATAGCTATAAAACCAGTCATTCAACACGGCCTTATATTTTATACAATAGTCGCCATCTTCATTGACTGTTATACTTTCTTTTTCAAACTCTTGATAAACTCTATCTTTCATTTTTTTATCAATCAATAATTTTATCTCGGACTTCCCCTTATTAACAGTAAAAGGTAGCTTAGTTTTAGGTGCTTTATATAACGTTTTGACAAAACTTTCATTAATTATGCTTACATTGTTTATTCTAAGAATATTAAATATTCTATAATCATTCTTTAATTCACAAAAGGCACTTAAATACCATTCTTTTTGCTTAAATAAAAGTTTTAACGGTAATATGATTCTTTCACTTTTATTATTTGAAATATCACAGTAAGATATCTTTAACTTTTGTCCATTAAGCAGTGATTTTTTAATATCCTTGAATATTTGTTGTAAATTCCCGTGACTATCCCAATATGCAAAGTCAATTTCTATTAAACTATCATACGATTTATTAAACACATTTTTTAGTTTTGTTAATGTAATATCTATATCAACATAGTTTAGATCTTTTAAGGCTTGTAACCCCATTATCAAACTATTTTGTTCTTCTTGAGTTACTAATGATTTGTCTATTTTGTAATCCTCTAAAATACTTATGCCTCCATTTTTACCCTTTGTTGTGATAATTGGTATTTGTGCTATGGTTAAAGTATCCATATCTCTATAGATTGTTTTA
Coding sequences within it:
- a CDS encoding helix-turn-helix transcriptional regulator, whose protein sequence is MQIERLLRIVDILMHKKTCTAKELADIFHVSTKTIYRDMDTLTIAQIPIITTKGKNGGISILEDYKIDKSLVTQEEQNSLIMGLQALKDLNYVDIDITLTKLKNVFNKSYDSLIEIDFAYWDSHGNLQQIFKDIKKSLLNGQKLKISYCDISNNKSERIILPLKLLFKQKEWYLSAFCELKNDYRIFNILRINNVSIINESFVKTLYKAPKTKLPFTVNKGKSEIKLLIDKKMKDRVYQEFEKESITVNEDGDYCIKYKAVLNDWFYSYILSYGTNIKILEPESLKEAIRNKVNLLMEHYN